In a single window of the Alphaproteobacteria bacterium LSUCC0684 genome:
- the pncA gene encoding bifunctional nicotinamidase/pyrazinamidase, whose protein sequence is MKALIVIDPQNDFCPGGALAVAGGDDIMPQINAMMDGFDLVVLTQDWHPAGHSSFASSHDGADPFTVTNMPYGPQVLWPDHCIQASAGAAFHPALNTDRANAIIRKGMNPLVDSYSAFLENDKTTATGLDGFLKGRGCTDLTLVGLATDYCVAWSALDGARQGYDVSVILSACRAIDLDGSLNTALAEMRDAGVSLAE, encoded by the coding sequence ATGAAAGCCCTGATCGTGATCGACCCGCAGAATGATTTCTGCCCAGGTGGCGCCCTGGCGGTTGCCGGCGGCGATGATATCATGCCACAAATCAACGCCATGATGGATGGGTTCGACCTCGTGGTACTGACCCAGGACTGGCACCCTGCCGGGCATTCCAGCTTTGCCTCCTCGCATGACGGCGCCGATCCGTTCACCGTCACCAACATGCCCTATGGCCCGCAGGTGCTGTGGCCGGACCATTGCATCCAGGCCAGTGCCGGCGCCGCCTTTCATCCGGCGCTGAACACCGACCGCGCCAATGCCATCATCCGCAAAGGCATGAACCCGTTGGTAGACTCCTATTCCGCCTTTCTTGAAAATGACAAAACCACTGCAACCGGCCTTGACGGCTTTCTGAAGGGACGCGGTTGCACGGACCTTACGCTCGTTGGTCTTGCCACGGATTACTGTGTCGCCTGGTCAGCCCTTGATGGCGCGCGCCAGGGATATGATGTTAGCGTTATCCTGTCAGCCTGCCGCGCCATCGATCTTGATGGCTCGCTCAACACCGCACTGGCAGAGATGCGCGATGCCGGGGTCAGCCTTGCTGAATAA
- a CDS encoding 6-hydroxynicotinate reductase, with the protein MNQRQDGKIRCDACPVMCYIAEGNSGACDRYANHGGQIVRLDPLTILDRRLAAGDSVKPFLGANWDGGLGQEDEVFVTAIGAGTTYPDYKPAPFIVSREIEGVDFVTVVTEAIFSYCGVKVKIDTDRHLGKEGAVVRSSGEAVGLVITSEYGSQMLSLGGVDHLTGGSKGEGRETCDALMRLCNKEAVELSIDGGATVIVQAGQPPIVDGVREERMRVGCGSATIGMFASQWQGLVDEVVVVDDHITGVVSEHQAGKVIDWQETGIRIKGRRSTPGRYFQVAEPGLGWGGTDIEDPLTILGDWNAAKGARPGLTLLMVSTTGEQFGYYCLDDDLVPQPAPLPETLQATVDLITENCEPALCTVLFMGGAGGSLRAGATRNPVKLTRSVQKKHTAVSCGGVPAYVWPGGGITIMVDVLNLPDNAFGYVPTPAIVAPLEFTVRREDYHDLGGYDDAVRSITKAIEDGSEYGVNSRVVGPGPNTFLTRDDKEI; encoded by the coding sequence ATGAACCAGCGCCAAGACGGGAAGATCAGATGCGATGCCTGTCCGGTGATGTGCTACATCGCCGAGGGCAACAGTGGTGCCTGTGATCGCTACGCCAACCACGGCGGCCAGATCGTGAGGCTGGATCCCTTGACTATTCTCGACCGGCGCTTGGCGGCCGGTGACAGCGTAAAGCCTTTTCTGGGTGCAAACTGGGATGGTGGTCTTGGTCAGGAGGATGAGGTCTTCGTTACGGCTATCGGTGCTGGCACCACCTATCCTGACTATAAGCCAGCTCCCTTCATCGTCAGCCGTGAGATCGAGGGCGTTGATTTCGTCACGGTCGTCACCGAGGCGATCTTCTCCTATTGCGGGGTGAAAGTGAAGATCGATACCGACCGGCATCTTGGCAAGGAAGGCGCGGTGGTTCGCTCGAGCGGTGAGGCTGTTGGCCTTGTCATCACCTCTGAATATGGATCGCAGATGCTATCGCTTGGCGGTGTTGATCATCTGACCGGCGGCTCTAAAGGCGAAGGCCGCGAGACCTGCGATGCGCTGATGCGGCTGTGCAACAAGGAGGCGGTCGAGCTGAGCATCGATGGTGGCGCCACCGTCATCGTTCAGGCTGGCCAGCCGCCAATCGTTGATGGGGTGCGCGAGGAACGGATGCGGGTCGGGTGCGGATCGGCCACCATCGGTATGTTTGCCTCACAATGGCAGGGGCTGGTCGATGAGGTTGTCGTTGTCGATGACCACATCACCGGCGTCGTTTCCGAACATCAGGCCGGCAAGGTGATTGACTGGCAGGAAACAGGCATCAGGATCAAGGGCCGCAGATCAACACCCGGGCGCTATTTCCAGGTGGCTGAACCCGGGCTTGGATGGGGCGGCACCGATATCGAGGATCCACTGACTATCCTTGGTGACTGGAACGCAGCCAAGGGCGCGCGGCCGGGCCTGACGCTGCTCATGGTCTCCACCACTGGTGAGCAATTTGGCTATTATTGTCTTGATGATGATCTGGTCCCGCAACCGGCCCCACTGCCTGAGACTCTTCAGGCCACGGTAGATCTGATTACAGAAAATTGTGAGCCGGCATTATGTACGGTGCTGTTCATGGGCGGTGCCGGTGGATCACTTCGTGCTGGCGCGACCCGGAACCCGGTAAAGCTGACCCGTTCAGTCCAGAAGAAACACACCGCTGTATCCTGTGGCGGAGTCCCGGCCTATGTCTGGCCGGGAGGCGGCATCACAATCATGGTCGATGTGCTGAACCTGCCGGACAATGCGTTTGGCTATGTGCCGACTCCGGCGATTGTTGCGCCGCTGGAATTCACCGTCCGGCGCGAGGACTATCATGACCTTGGTGGCTATGACGATGCGGTGCGCAGTATCACCAAAGCCATTGAGGATGGAAGCGAATATGGCGTGAACAGCCGCGTGGTGGGGCCAGGCCCGAACACATTTCTGACCCGCGATGATAAGGAAATATGA
- a CDS encoding MarR family winged helix-turn-helix transcriptional regulator — MEKSEHYVLERQVGFIMRRAVQRHIAIFAALIPDMTPTQFAALAKLCELGQASQNELGRLTSMDVATIKGVVDRLRARQLVTAAAQDSDKRRLTLSPTRKGRAIYKKYEPQAAKVTRQTLAPLNPEEQERLMQLLERLI, encoded by the coding sequence ATGGAAAAATCGGAACATTACGTCCTTGAACGTCAGGTCGGTTTCATCATGCGCCGGGCGGTGCAGCGTCACATAGCCATTTTCGCGGCGCTGATCCCCGACATGACCCCGACACAATTCGCCGCCCTTGCCAAACTCTGTGAGCTTGGCCAGGCATCGCAGAATGAGCTGGGCCGGCTGACCTCGATGGATGTAGCCACGATCAAGGGTGTCGTTGACAGGCTTCGCGCAAGGCAGCTGGTCACCGCGGCGGCACAGGATAGCGACAAGCGGCGGCTAACGCTGTCACCGACACGAAAGGGAAGGGCAATCTACAAGAAATACGAGCCGCAGGCCGCCAAAGTCACTCGGCAGACACTTGCCCCGCTCAATCCCGAGGAACAGGAGCGGCTGATGCAGCTGCTGGAACGGTTGATTTAG
- a CDS encoding molybdopterin-dependent oxidoreductase, which yields MMDGLRDQNQQISFTVNGTPCEVSCAPSMRLSEVLREKLALRATKVGCNAGDCGACTVLLDGNPVCACLVPAGQIEGREVETAESLTGEDDMLSALQGSFLRHGAAQCGICTPGMMMAATALLRRDPTPDRQSVEDALGGVLCRCTGYAKIIDAVMDAGRPVKAGSEAVFPAAGSAIGAAVERLDGHAKVAAIEKFGADSWPEGARLVRAIRSPYYLADFTFGDLAEWAARHQLIDAVITAADIAGINAYGVIPPFADQPALAEETARFRGEAVALVVGDAEWLANADLSGFPVSWQERKAALDVAEARASGAMQLHPGRDGNILITGRVKSGDGADGLAGAAVTVSAAVETAYVEHAPIEPEAGCAWMEGDVLVVSACTQAPVMDREDTAKVLGLPLEKVRIIPAAAGGGFGTKLDVSLQPLLGLAVLKTGKPCRMIFSRHESMIATTKRHPAQMRGRLAADRDGRLVGMTFEGEFNTGAYASWGPTVATRVPIHASGPYRVPHYLAEAHAIHTNGPISGAFRGFGVPQATILQEILMDRLAIKLGIDRLEIRRRNALLDGDRTVCGQELEGVGIAECLDALAPAWAEAGPRIAAFNAANDAKKRGIGIASCWYGCGNTALPNPSTVRLGITADGRLRIHQGATDIGQGSNTVITQICADALGMPLSDFELVGPDTALTPDCGKTSASRQTFITGKAAELSGRRLRADILRLSNKSDDATIRLDGAAISISDASGARRIDLAGMTEDEFGYVLRAEESFDPPTVPLDENGQGKPYAVYGYGAQMAEVEVDLRLGMVKVIRITAAHDLGRVINPLLATGQIEGGIAQGLGMALMEEYIPGRSENLHDYLIPSAGDIPPVDTIFIEKHDPVGPMGAKGLGEHVLIPTAPAILNAIRDASGAEIEQLPALPHRVLAAIKKAQAGGNG from the coding sequence ATGATGGACGGGCTTCGCGACCAAAATCAGCAGATCAGCTTCACGGTCAATGGCACGCCTTGCGAGGTCAGTTGTGCGCCATCAATGCGGCTTAGCGAGGTGCTGCGCGAGAAGCTGGCACTTCGCGCGACAAAGGTTGGCTGTAACGCCGGCGATTGCGGGGCCTGCACCGTTTTATTGGATGGCAACCCGGTATGTGCCTGCCTGGTCCCGGCCGGACAGATCGAAGGGCGCGAGGTTGAAACCGCCGAATCCCTTACCGGCGAGGACGACATGCTGTCGGCGCTTCAGGGCTCTTTTCTGCGCCATGGAGCCGCGCAATGCGGCATCTGCACTCCCGGCATGATGATGGCGGCCACCGCTCTGCTGCGGCGTGATCCGACCCCCGATCGGCAAAGCGTTGAGGACGCTCTTGGCGGTGTGCTGTGCCGCTGTACCGGCTATGCAAAGATCATCGATGCGGTGATGGATGCCGGCAGGCCTGTCAAGGCCGGGTCTGAGGCCGTTTTTCCAGCCGCCGGTTCAGCCATTGGCGCGGCGGTCGAACGCCTCGATGGGCATGCCAAGGTTGCGGCTATTGAGAAGTTTGGAGCCGACAGCTGGCCCGAGGGGGCTCGGCTCGTTCGTGCCATCCGCAGTCCCTATTATCTTGCCGACTTCACTTTTGGCGATCTGGCCGAATGGGCCGCGCGCCATCAGCTGATCGATGCGGTGATCACCGCAGCAGACATCGCCGGCATAAATGCCTATGGCGTCATCCCGCCCTTTGCCGACCAACCGGCGCTGGCCGAGGAAACGGCGCGGTTCAGGGGCGAGGCGGTTGCGCTTGTTGTTGGTGACGCCGAATGGCTTGCCAATGCCGACTTGTCCGGATTTCCGGTCAGCTGGCAGGAGCGTAAGGCGGCACTTGATGTTGCCGAGGCCCGCGCCAGCGGCGCGATGCAGCTTCATCCCGGCCGTGACGGCAATATCCTGATTACCGGGCGGGTGAAGAGTGGCGATGGCGCCGATGGACTGGCCGGCGCCGCCGTCACCGTCAGCGCCGCCGTGGAAACCGCCTATGTTGAACACGCCCCGATAGAACCCGAAGCCGGATGCGCCTGGATGGAAGGTGACGTGCTGGTTGTATCAGCCTGCACCCAGGCCCCGGTGATGGACCGGGAAGACACGGCAAAAGTTCTCGGCCTGCCATTGGAAAAGGTTCGGATCATTCCGGCGGCCGCTGGCGGGGGCTTTGGCACCAAGCTGGATGTATCGCTGCAACCGCTTCTGGGGCTGGCCGTGCTGAAAACAGGCAAGCCGTGCCGCATGATCTTCAGCCGCCATGAATCGATGATCGCTACCACCAAACGTCACCCGGCGCAGATGCGCGGACGCCTTGCCGCTGACAGAGACGGCAGGCTTGTGGGCATGACCTTTGAAGGTGAATTCAACACCGGCGCCTATGCCAGCTGGGGTCCGACGGTGGCAACACGTGTGCCGATCCATGCCTCTGGCCCCTACCGCGTCCCGCATTACCTGGCTGAGGCACATGCCATCCATACCAACGGCCCCATCTCCGGAGCCTTTCGCGGGTTCGGCGTGCCACAGGCAACGATCCTGCAGGAAATATTGATGGATCGGCTGGCGATAAAGCTCGGGATTGACCGGCTGGAAATCCGCCGCCGCAACGCCCTTCTTGATGGTGACCGTACCGTTTGCGGCCAGGAGCTTGAAGGGGTTGGGATCGCTGAATGCCTTGATGCGCTGGCACCGGCCTGGGCCGAGGCAGGTCCACGCATCGCTGCGTTCAACGCCGCCAATGATGCGAAAAAGCGTGGCATCGGGATTGCGTCCTGCTGGTATGGATGCGGCAATACCGCATTGCCGAATCCCTCAACTGTGCGGCTTGGCATCACCGCTGACGGGCGGCTGAGGATACATCAGGGTGCAACCGACATCGGTCAGGGATCAAATACGGTGATCACGCAGATCTGCGCCGATGCGCTCGGCATGCCGCTGTCGGATTTCGAACTGGTTGGCCCGGACACGGCGCTGACCCCGGACTGTGGCAAGACATCGGCCTCACGCCAGACTTTCATCACCGGCAAGGCGGCTGAACTCTCCGGACGCCGGCTTCGCGCCGATATCCTGCGGCTGAGCAATAAGAGCGATGATGCCACGATCCGTCTCGATGGCGCGGCGATCAGCATCAGCGATGCCAGCGGCGCCCGCCGTATCGACCTCGCCGGCATGACTGAAGATGAATTCGGCTATGTGCTTCGCGCAGAGGAAAGCTTTGATCCGCCGACCGTACCACTTGACGAGAATGGCCAGGGCAAGCCTTACGCTGTTTATGGCTATGGCGCGCAAATGGCCGAGGTCGAGGTTGATCTGCGGCTTGGCATGGTCAAGGTTATCCGGATCACCGCGGCGCATGATCTCGGGCGGGTGATCAACCCGCTTCTGGCCACCGGCCAGATCGAGGGCGGAATAGCCCAGGGTCTGGGAATGGCGCTGATGGAGGAATATATTCCCGGACGCAGCGAGAATCTGCATGACTACCTGATCCCGTCAGCCGGCGACATCCCGCCAGTTGATACCATCTTTATCGAAAAACACGATCCGGTTGGCCCAATGGGGGCGAAGGGACTTGGCGAGCATGTGCTCATCCCAACGGCACCGGCCATTCTGAACGCTATTCGCGATGCCAGCGGCGCTGAAATCGAGCAACTGCCAGCGCTGCCACACCGGGTGCTGGCCGCGATCAAAAAGGCGCAAGCCGGAGGCAACGGATGA
- a CDS encoding xanthine dehydrogenase family protein subunit M, with translation MPYLRPDRLEDALELLAAERPLVMAGCTDIYPLHHTPTLAGSLLDITAIDELRGITVANGWRRFGAATNWTQIRQADLPAAYDGLKAASAEIGGVQIQSSGTIGGNLCTASPAADSVPCLMTMDAEVELVSCRGNRRLPLAEFLTGPRRTARDADELVTAIYVPTRAETGRAGFEKIGARRYLVISIAMTAARLSISDGRIEQIAISVGSCAPVAVRLTDLEAALRGLETGAAADVLANSRQMIMAALSPIDDIRGTGQYRREAAAELVTRVVNRLCREAK, from the coding sequence ATGCCATATCTGCGTCCTGACCGACTTGAAGATGCGCTTGAATTGCTTGCCGCCGAACGCCCGCTCGTGATGGCTGGATGCACCGATATCTATCCGTTACACCACACCCCCACGCTCGCCGGGTCACTTCTCGACATCACCGCGATTGATGAGCTGCGCGGCATTACCGTTGCGAATGGCTGGCGGCGCTTCGGGGCGGCGACCAACTGGACCCAGATCAGGCAGGCAGATCTGCCCGCCGCTTATGATGGGCTGAAAGCAGCCTCTGCTGAGATCGGCGGCGTCCAGATACAGTCAAGCGGGACCATCGGCGGCAATCTGTGCACCGCCTCGCCGGCGGCAGACAGCGTGCCATGCCTGATGACAATGGACGCCGAGGTTGAGCTTGTGTCGTGCCGTGGAAATCGCCGCTTGCCGCTTGCCGAATTTCTGACCGGTCCGAGGAGGACAGCCCGCGATGCCGATGAACTTGTTACTGCCATTTACGTGCCGACCAGGGCTGAGACCGGCCGTGCCGGTTTTGAGAAAATTGGTGCGCGGCGCTATCTGGTGATCTCGATCGCCATGACCGCGGCACGACTTTCCATCAGCGATGGCCGGATCGAACAGATCGCCATTTCTGTTGGGTCATGTGCGCCGGTTGCGGTCCGGCTTACCGACCTTGAGGCCGCGTTGCGCGGGCTGGAAACTGGTGCGGCGGCGGATGTCCTTGCGAACAGCCGCCAGATGATCATGGCGGCGCTATCACCGATTGATGATATACGCGGCACTGGCCAGTATCGGCGCGAGGCGGCGGCCGAGCTTGTCACCAGGGTGGTCAACAGATTGTGCAGAGAGGCAAAATGA
- a CDS encoding UPF0280 family protein, with translation MSTAALTGLQASLFGASQRLHIQHGPTDLVIDADGPDRLALFEVAVTAMGDVLAELAEELALLRAPWNAAHPPAGTVARRMHAACDIAGELFVTPMAAVAGAIADHVLAAMLESEAARSSSKISVNNGGDIAFWTGEGAITHAAISSPAIDHPNGCGITLRGPTAWRGMATSGFGGRSLSPGIADSVTVLADCAATADVAATLIAGAVDCPDTNGIRRRPAHDIHPDSDLGARLVTVEVPPLEVEQIASALEAGRKLARRMMQGGRLAGAVLELQGEITVVGLDDPTASLTGRNFQRQIHEREELTNALFSASQDDALFRDYSS, from the coding sequence GTGAGCACGGCAGCATTGACCGGCCTCCAGGCCAGCCTTTTTGGCGCCAGTCAACGGCTTCATATTCAACATGGGCCAACTGATCTTGTGATCGATGCTGACGGGCCGGACCGGCTTGCCCTGTTTGAGGTGGCGGTCACTGCGATGGGGGATGTCCTCGCCGAGCTGGCAGAAGAGCTGGCGCTTCTTCGCGCGCCCTGGAATGCAGCGCATCCCCCGGCCGGCACAGTCGCGCGCCGCATGCACGCCGCATGCGATATTGCCGGGGAGCTTTTCGTGACCCCAATGGCGGCTGTAGCCGGTGCAATTGCAGATCATGTTCTTGCCGCGATGCTGGAAAGTGAGGCCGCCAGATCTAGCAGCAAGATCAGTGTCAATAACGGCGGTGATATTGCTTTCTGGACAGGCGAAGGCGCGATAACCCATGCCGCCATTTCCAGCCCTGCCATTGACCATCCAAATGGTTGCGGCATCACCCTTCGCGGACCAACAGCTTGGCGCGGCATGGCCACATCCGGTTTTGGCGGTCGAAGCCTGTCACCCGGGATAGCTGACAGCGTTACGGTGCTGGCGGATTGCGCTGCCACTGCTGATGTTGCGGCAACGCTGATCGCCGGTGCCGTTGATTGCCCTGATACAAACGGTATCCGCCGCCGCCCGGCACATGATATCCACCCCGACAGCGACCTTGGCGCACGTCTTGTCACTGTTGAGGTACCGCCGCTGGAAGTTGAGCAGATTGCGAGCGCCCTTGAAGCTGGGCGCAAGCTGGCGAGGCGAATGATGCAGGGCGGCAGGCTTGCCGGCGCGGTGCTTGAGCTTCAGGGTGAAATCACCGTGGTCGGGCTGGATGATCCGACGGCATCACTGACCGGCCGTAATTTTCAACGACAGATCCATGAACGGGAGGAATTGACCAATGCCCTATTTTCGGCTTCGCAAGATGATGCTCTTTTCCGAGACTATTCATCATGA
- a CDS encoding amino acid synthesis family protein yields the protein MPYFRLRKMMLFSETIHHENGPPPAEPRRRAAIVAIVANPFAGIWQENLQSAMDDLKPLGLQMTDELIEALGGVEGIDGYGKAALAGEGGELEHTALWHVPGGYSMRERLGKAKAIVPSAMKVGGPGTPIDIPLGHINAAYVRSHFDAMEVRIPDAPRTGEIMFALAMSRGPRIHDRMGGLTAAQVKGEDGLR from the coding sequence ATGCCCTATTTTCGGCTTCGCAAGATGATGCTCTTTTCCGAGACTATTCATCATGAGAACGGCCCGCCCCCGGCTGAACCGCGGCGCCGCGCGGCCATCGTTGCCATCGTTGCCAACCCCTTTGCCGGCATCTGGCAGGAAAACCTGCAATCAGCGATGGATGACCTGAAGCCGCTGGGGTTACAGATGACCGATGAGCTGATCGAAGCGCTTGGCGGGGTCGAGGGCATAGACGGCTACGGCAAGGCGGCCCTTGCCGGCGAAGGCGGCGAGCTGGAACATACCGCGCTCTGGCATGTGCCGGGCGGCTATTCGATGCGTGAGCGGCTTGGCAAGGCCAAGGCCATCGTTCCCTCGGCGATGAAGGTTGGCGGCCCCGGAACCCCGATCGACATCCCCCTTGGCCATATCAACGCCGCCTATGTGCGGAGTCATTTTGATGCGATGGAGGTGCGTATTCCCGATGCCCCGCGCACCGGCGAGATCATGTTCGCACTGGCGATGTCTCGCGGCCCCAGAATCCATGACCGAATGGGTGGGCTTACAGCCGCGCAGGTCAAAGGAGAGGACGGGCTTCGCTAG